In Euphorbia lathyris chromosome 2, ddEupLath1.1, whole genome shotgun sequence, the sequence GAGTAAGAAGTAAAATTTCAATACATGCAAGTTCTATACAACCTATATCTAACTAATAAAGTTTTCATActaatttcaattaaaaaaatgagACTAAAAGGAGACGACTTGAATTACCCTTTACACTCTAATGTATGACTTGATTAACTAGATAGTTTTGCACAAAGAACTAAGTTATCGCATATAACTAATCTTGCAACGTATTACGAGGTAGTTTATAAAGGTTTAATATTGACTTTTGAGTTTATTATTCGAtctgaattaattttattcataaataatattaaagatcACGCAATAAATCATTctaaaacaattaattaataaataataaagcaCAATAAATATTcatagaacaaaaaaaaaacataataaccAAAATTAATAATATGATAATCGAAAAACTAACTAAtagtttaaaaaataaacgaCTTGAAAACTGACTAAACAAATTTCAAACAATTCTCAAAATCAAACAATCATATTGAATACAAATTATGACAATCTTCACAACTTCAAAACGCAAATTCTTCAAAAACAAAATGAACTCTCTTTTGTATTATGGTGTACTAAGAAATTTTCTCGACCTCAGCTTCATCTGAGAATGGCTCATGGAAGTTGTGACACACAATTTGTCCAATCGATCCATAAAAACAATCATGTACCTTTCGTAATTCACCATTCCTCCAATCGAATTTTCAATAAGAAAACACCTAAGCTTTGGTGCTGAAAAAGATTCATTCAACTTAGTGAAGAGATGGTTGTGTTTTTGCGCTTGAGCTAAAGCACCGACAAATATACactcttgtatttttttcttaattttaactAGATGAAACTCAATTGCATCAACATAGCAAGTCTTTTTGCAATTCTTGATCTCCTTTCTCAAGTTTCGCCAATAAtaaaatcaaaacaagtatTATCTTTTAGATTTATTGAATAGAACAACAAATTTCTTCATGTTAGCGGAAGAATTGACAGAACCCGAAACATGTGGCTTTGATATTAGTGAAAGTCTTATCTCATAATAATCCAAATACGAATACGAGTTTAAAGCCACCTCTTGTAGAGCAATAGTCTATTGAGAAGATGACAACGGAAGAACCGATCACCACAATCGAGTTAAACCAAAATCACTCACATTGAGGTTAATCGGGAGATGCAAACAATAAGTCCTAAGAGCGAACAACTGAGATAGAAAAAGAGAATGACGCAGAAAGTGAGAGAGTTTGGTGGGGGCAAATGATTTGCctctaaattttaaatagtttaaactatctattatttatagtttaaggATTAGAATAAAATTCTAACCCTAATCTTCTATCTCTTTAGATAGATTCGACCCATTATTATTATGGACATAATTATCATTCCGCCATAGTTCGAATAATGCTAACAAGAAGCAAACTTACTTTCATTCAACTTTGGTTATGATTATATGATGGTGTACATGAACATGTTGAATCGTGTTTGCTGGTTATAGGATTAATGAAAATTATGGATAAGAAACACAAACACCGACAGCTGAGCTGAAAAGAAGATAAGCAGCACATGCTTTTGCTAATTCATGTCCATATTTTCTGTTATCACCTCTCAAACCGTACGTATTTTCGTACTTTATAGGACCTGTAATCAACGCgtttttcattaattttaaaaactaagcatatagtATTTTCCAAAATTTCGATCCAGTTTTCTTTTTTAAACCAAATTTTAATCACCGACAAGCGCGTACTAAATATGTATAAAATGGAGGCACATTGTTCTAAGATTATTGTGTTTTCGTTTTGTTTCAATTGTTTTGCAAGCAAAAGTATAAAAATGGGACCTATTATTATTAATGTTATTCCTTTTGTTTGGGTATTTTTAGCTACTTTCTTCCAGGTGATTAAGGGTAACACTTGGCTTAATGCTCATGCTACTTTCTATGGTGCCAATCAAAATCCCAGCACCCTTGGTAAGCTTATTAACATGATTActtttcaattatttatttttgttacaCAGAGAAGTTATTAAAAGTCTAAAGAACATGATTAATTGAATTGATCATGATCTAAATTTGATTATGATATTAGGTATGACAGGTAACTGAATAATTAGGTAGGAAAATCTAATATAATATGTAATAAGATTTATAACAATTTCAGGAGGAGCATGTGGATATGATAATACATTTCATGCTGGGTTCGGAGTGGAAACAGCCGCGGTGAGTGGTGCACTTTTTAGAAACGGGGAGGCATGTGGTGGTTGCTACCAATTAATGTGTGACTATAAGGCTGATCCTAAGTGGTGTCTCCGCCGCGGAGTTGTGACGATAACCGCCACAAACTTCTGCCCTCCGAACAATAACGGAGGGTGGTGCGATCCTCCTCGTCACCACTTTGACATGTCAATGCCTGCTTTTCTAAGGATTGCTAGACAAGGCAATGAAGGCATTGTCCCTATACTCTATAGAAGGGTGGGATGCAAAAGAAGGGGAGGAGTTAGATTCACATTGAGAGGACAATCAAATTTCAATCTGATAATGGTATCAAATGTTGGTGGAAGTGGTGATATTAAAGCTGCATGGATtagaagttcaagaacaaggtCATGGGTGCCCATGCACAGAAACTGGGGAGCAAATTGGCAA encodes:
- the LOC136220669 gene encoding expansin-A12, encoding MGPIIINVIPFVWVFLATFFQVIKGNTWLNAHATFYGANQNPSTLGGACGYDNTFHAGFGVETAAVSGALFRNGEACGGCYQLMCDYKADPKWCLRRGVVTITATNFCPPNNNGGWCDPPRHHFDMSMPAFLRIARQGNEGIVPILYRRVGCKRRGGVRFTLRGQSNFNLIMVSNVGGSGDIKAAWIRSSRTRSWVPMHRNWGANWQSNVDLRTQTLSFKLTLVDGRTLEFFNVVPSTWRFGQTFSARNQFT